A genomic window from Candidatus Dormiibacterota bacterium includes:
- a CDS encoding acyl-CoA dehydratase activase codes for MDIIAGVDLGTRSTKVVLLDRNGDVLGTSVMRTRPPLPELVDRAIDAALKSVGASLANVRYIATTGFGRSSYPERDLQLTDVTAAAYGAVRLFPQTRCVVDIGAQSSRAIAIEPGGRVREFKSNDKCAAGAGGFVERAARYLETTLEEVGNLSLAADGAVTISSVCAVLAESEIINHVSQGESTENILRGVHNSLAERAVLLLKRVGIESAVTLVGGMGRQAGMVLALEEALGLPVNVAPEPEIASAFGAALLGKRRFEKAVA; via the coding sequence ATGGATATCATAGCCGGCGTCGATCTCGGCACCAGAAGCACCAAGGTCGTACTGCTCGATCGCAACGGCGACGTTTTGGGAACGAGCGTCATGCGAACGCGTCCGCCGCTTCCCGAACTCGTCGACCGCGCCATCGATGCGGCTTTGAAGAGCGTGGGTGCCAGCCTCGCAAACGTGCGATACATTGCCACCACCGGCTTCGGGCGCTCGAGTTACCCGGAACGAGACCTGCAATTGACCGACGTTACCGCGGCCGCATACGGTGCTGTTCGCCTCTTTCCGCAGACGCGCTGTGTCGTCGACATCGGGGCACAAAGCTCGCGAGCGATCGCTATCGAGCCGGGCGGAAGGGTACGTGAGTTCAAATCGAACGATAAGTGCGCCGCGGGAGCCGGTGGCTTTGTCGAACGCGCGGCGCGGTATTTGGAGACAACTCTCGAAGAGGTCGGAAATCTCTCGCTCGCGGCCGACGGCGCCGTCACCATATCGAGTGTCTGCGCCGTACTTGCCGAATCCGAGATCATCAATCACGTGAGCCAGGGAGAGAGCACCGAAAATATCCTGCGCGGCGTGCACAACTCGCTTGCCGAACGAGCCGTCTTACTGCTCAAGCGCGTCGGCATCGAAAGCGCAGTCACGCTGGTCGGCGGCATGGGCCGCCAGGCGGGAATGGTACTCGCGCTCGAAGAGGCCCTCGGGCTGCCGGTGAACGTGGCCCCGGAACCGGAGATAGCGAGTGCCTTCGGTGCCGCGCTCCTCGGTAAGCGGCGCTTTGAAAAGGCGGTGGCCTAA
- a CDS encoding hemerythrin domain-containing protein: MAALDSLRAEHALILEVVESLEERTHASVDGRLPHEYVRAMLDFMRIYVDTNHHGKEERVLFAHMDGDPFLKSVSNVLIEDHREGRRLVDAIERALVEGRPVAREVETYAAFIRVHIHRENDMIFDVAESELDARTTSAMQSEFLAIESEVLGIGGADRLLAPLQAAGV; the protein is encoded by the coding sequence ATGGCCGCGCTCGATTCGCTTCGTGCCGAACATGCGCTCATTCTAGAGGTCGTAGAAAGCCTAGAAGAACGCACCCATGCATCCGTGGACGGCCGTCTTCCGCACGAGTACGTACGGGCAATGCTGGACTTCATGCGTATCTACGTCGATACCAATCACCATGGCAAAGAGGAGCGCGTGCTCTTCGCACACATGGACGGGGATCCGTTTCTCAAGAGCGTATCGAACGTATTGATCGAAGATCACCGCGAAGGGCGCAGACTCGTTGACGCGATCGAGCGCGCGCTCGTAGAAGGGCGGCCGGTCGCGCGCGAAGTCGAAACGTACGCCGCATTCATTCGCGTCCACATTCATCGCGAGAACGACATGATTTTCGACGTGGCCGAATCCGAACTCGACGCGCGAACGACATCGGCCATGCAATCGGAGTTCCTCGCCATCGAGTCCGAGGTCCTGGGTATCGGCGGCGCGGACCGGCTTCTCGCACCGCTACAAGCTGCGGGGGTCTAA
- a CDS encoding NAD(P)/FAD-dependent oxidoreductase produces the protein MDVFDITVIGGGPTGLFALFYAGLRGAKTKIIEALPELGGQLYALYPEKDIYDMPGMPFVRASDLVAACVQQAMQWPHDVCMEERVTSIVPHNGGIFELVSDKGRHWSRSVILCSGIGAFTPRKLPTATAAQFEGRGVHYYANDLQSFAGKRVVIVGGGDSALDYALALEGCAAHILLLHRSQFRAHAKTVDRLRQSTIEIRQPDYELRAVHGTDAVEAITHVDRKSSQETTVPCDAVLAALGFVSDLTQLQSWGIATSNGGITVDPFTMETSIKGIYAAGDIVSHPGKLKLIACGTSEAAIAVNQAIAYLDPTKNVTPVHSSNLTLPISTKPSSLNQEFAASTPPDR, from the coding sequence ATGGACGTGTTTGATATCACTGTAATCGGCGGCGGTCCCACCGGGCTCTTTGCGCTGTTCTACGCGGGGCTGCGGGGGGCGAAAACGAAAATCATCGAGGCCTTGCCGGAACTCGGCGGCCAATTGTATGCACTCTATCCGGAAAAAGACATTTACGATATGCCGGGTATGCCATTCGTTCGCGCGAGCGATCTCGTTGCGGCCTGCGTACAGCAAGCGATGCAATGGCCGCATGACGTTTGCATGGAGGAGCGCGTCACGTCGATCGTGCCGCACAACGGGGGCATCTTTGAACTCGTGAGCGACAAGGGCCGTCATTGGAGCCGTAGCGTCATCCTGTGCTCCGGGATCGGTGCGTTCACCCCACGCAAACTTCCCACCGCAACCGCCGCTCAATTCGAGGGGCGCGGCGTACACTACTATGCGAACGATCTTCAATCGTTCGCTGGAAAGCGCGTGGTGATCGTCGGCGGTGGCGACTCCGCATTGGATTACGCGCTAGCGCTCGAGGGCTGCGCTGCGCACATCCTCTTGCTGCACCGCTCGCAGTTTCGCGCCCACGCGAAGACCGTCGACCGCCTCAGGCAATCGACGATCGAGATCCGGCAGCCCGACTACGAACTACGCGCGGTCCACGGAACGGATGCCGTCGAAGCCATCACCCATGTCGATCGCAAGAGTTCCCAGGAAACGACGGTGCCGTGTGATGCAGTTCTCGCCGCGCTCGGTTTCGTCTCGGATCTCACACAGTTGCAATCCTGGGGTATAGCCACCAGCAACGGCGGCATCACGGTCGATCCCTTCACGATGGAGACGAGCATCAAAGGCATCTATGCGGCCGGCGACATCGTGAGCCATCCCGGCAAGCTCAAACTCATCGCCTGCGGAACGTCCGAAGCCGCGATCGCCGTGAATCAGGCGATCGCGTATCTCGACCCAACCAAGAACGTCACCCCTGTGCACTCGTCCAACCTCACGCTTCCCATCTCGACCAAGCCGTCCTCACTAAATCAGGAGTTCGCCGCCTCGACTCCGCCGGATCGATAG
- a CDS encoding MaoC family dehydratase, whose product MSQQIIHGFDGLRALVGVDLPPTAWLAVDQARIDAFAACTGDAQWIHVDVERARTGEYGATIAHGYLVLALIAPLWQEHFDVRGVGPVINYGLDRVRFPAPVKAGSRIRARFITTQATDVNGGLLVKKRVTLEAEGSAKPVCVADTLVLYRSGGVEAANS is encoded by the coding sequence GTGTCTCAACAGATCATTCACGGCTTCGACGGATTGCGTGCCCTGGTCGGTGTCGATCTCCCTCCAACCGCGTGGCTCGCCGTCGATCAGGCACGCATCGACGCATTCGCGGCCTGCACGGGTGACGCGCAGTGGATTCACGTCGACGTCGAGCGCGCGCGCACGGGCGAGTATGGCGCGACCATCGCGCATGGGTATTTGGTGCTCGCGCTCATCGCACCGTTGTGGCAAGAGCATTTCGACGTGCGAGGCGTTGGACCGGTCATCAACTACGGGCTCGACCGGGTGCGCTTTCCCGCGCCGGTAAAAGCCGGAAGCCGTATCCGCGCTCGTTTCATAACGACGCAGGCGACCGACGTCAACGGCGGCCTTTTGGTGAAGAAGCGCGTCACGCTAGAAGCCGAAGGTTCGGCAAAGCCCGTGTGCGTCGCCGACACGCTCGTACTCTATCGATCCGGCGGAGTCGAGGCGGCGAACTCCTGA
- a CDS encoding tryptophanase — protein MAARSIIEPFRIKSIEPIRMTTREERERYLAEAAYNAFLLRAEHVLIDLLTDSGTGAMSSEQWASIMRGDESYAGATSFYRFEAVIHDVFGFRYVLPTHQGRAAERILFSTMCKPGDIVPNNTHFDTTRANIEHVGAQAIDLPIPQGRQPATLHPFKGNMDVDALEALVADVGAVRIPLVMLTITNNSGGGQPVSMANVKAVHGICRRHGIPLYIDACRFAENCWFIREREAGYEERSPREIARELFGYADGCTMSAKKDGLVNIGGFLASNDETLARAESRLLILTEGFPTYGGLAGRDLEAMATGLQEVLHEDYLRYRIASTGYLGRRLTEIGVPIVQPPGGHAIYIDAAAMLAHVPARMFPGQALVAELYLAGGIRAVEIGSVMFGTTDPQTGEEATAPMELVRLAIPRRVYSQSHIDYVCEVVEEIFAQRSQIRGLRMVWQAPPLRHFSARFER, from the coding sequence ATGGCAGCGCGATCGATTATTGAACCGTTTCGCATCAAGAGCATCGAACCCATTCGCATGACGACCCGCGAGGAACGCGAACGCTATCTCGCGGAGGCGGCGTATAACGCATTTCTGCTCCGCGCGGAACACGTGCTCATCGACCTCCTCACCGACAGCGGCACCGGTGCGATGAGCTCCGAGCAGTGGGCCTCGATCATGCGCGGCGACGAATCCTATGCGGGGGCAACGTCGTTCTACCGTTTTGAAGCGGTCATTCACGACGTATTCGGTTTCCGCTATGTGTTGCCGACCCATCAGGGCCGAGCCGCCGAACGCATCCTCTTCAGCACGATGTGCAAACCCGGCGACATCGTTCCCAACAACACGCACTTCGATACGACGCGCGCAAACATCGAACACGTCGGCGCACAAGCAATCGATCTTCCGATTCCGCAGGGCCGCCAGCCCGCCACATTGCATCCCTTCAAGGGCAATATGGATGTCGACGCCCTGGAAGCGCTCGTTGCCGACGTCGGCGCGGTCCGCATTCCGCTCGTGATGCTCACGATCACGAATAACTCCGGTGGCGGCCAGCCCGTCTCGATGGCGAACGTCAAGGCGGTTCACGGTATCTGCCGGCGCCATGGCATTCCGCTCTACATCGACGCATGCCGGTTTGCGGAGAACTGCTGGTTCATTCGCGAGCGCGAAGCCGGCTACGAAGAACGCTCGCCGCGCGAGATCGCCCGCGAACTCTTCGGGTACGCAGACGGCTGCACGATGTCGGCGAAGAAAGACGGCCTCGTCAACATCGGCGGCTTCCTAGCATCCAACGACGAAACCCTCGCGCGGGCCGAGTCCCGTCTGCTCATTCTCACCGAAGGTTTTCCAACGTACGGCGGCCTTGCGGGGCGCGATCTCGAAGCGATGGCGACCGGCCTGCAAGAAGTCTTACACGAAGACTATCTGCGTTACCGCATCGCTTCAACCGGTTACCTGGGCCGCCGTCTCACCGAGATCGGCGTGCCGATCGTTCAGCCGCCCGGCGGCCATGCGATCTACATCGACGCGGCCGCGATGCTTGCGCACGTACCCGCCCGGATGTTTCCCGGGCAAGCGTTGGTCGCCGAGCTCTATCTGGCAGGGGGCATCCGCGCGGTTGAAATAGGGAGCGTGATGTTCGGTACCACCGACCCGCAGACCGGCGAAGAGGCCACCGCACCGATGGAACTCGTTCGATTGGCGATTCCGCGCCGCGTGTATAGCCAAAGCCACATTGACTATGTCTGCGAGGTTGTGGAAGAGATCTTCGCGCAGCGCTCGCAGATCCGGGGGCTGCGCATGGTGTGGCAAGCGCCTCCGCTACGGCACTTCAGCGCGCGCTTCGAACGCTAG
- a CDS encoding pentapeptide repeat-containing protein, with protein sequence MKHFAMLLCLLVLGAATPHACIGCSFQGSDLHGADFRNVRYVGTNFEGTNLRDARFGGAELVGCNLRRADLRGADLGAATLTGCNLSGALLGGARLDGMKAIGARLDGAHAQGVRFRDVNLIGASFVGANLTDADFAGAVVCWQNDRWREASDRGDERIGCIDLAGARVQGTSFRGALICSGGHFANAPSCVPVDARTLRMYSRSALQGAIL encoded by the coding sequence ATGAAGCATTTCGCGATGCTGCTCTGTTTGCTCGTGCTCGGAGCCGCGACCCCGCATGCCTGTATCGGATGTAGTTTCCAAGGCAGCGATCTCCATGGAGCCGATTTTCGCAACGTGCGGTACGTCGGTACGAACTTCGAGGGCACCAATCTGCGCGACGCGCGCTTCGGCGGAGCGGAGCTGGTGGGCTGCAACTTGCGCCGGGCCGATCTACGCGGCGCCGATTTGGGTGCGGCTACGCTGACCGGCTGCAATCTATCGGGTGCGTTGCTCGGCGGCGCGCGTCTTGACGGCATGAAGGCCATCGGTGCGCGTCTCGACGGCGCACACGCCCAAGGGGTGCGCTTTCGCGACGTGAATTTGATCGGCGCGAGCTTCGTGGGGGCAAATCTGACCGATGCGGACTTCGCAGGCGCCGTGGTGTGCTGGCAGAACGATCGGTGGCGCGAGGCGAGCGATCGCGGTGACGAGCGAATCGGCTGCATCGATCTTGCCGGCGCACGCGTGCAGGGGACGAGTTTTCGCGGGGCATTGATCTGTTCGGGAGGGCACTTCGCGAACGCGCCGTCGTGCGTACCGGTCGATGCGCGCACGCTACGGATGTATTCGCGGTCGGCCTTGCAAGGGGCGATCCTGTAG
- a CDS encoding pentapeptide repeat-containing protein: MNAFLQAYEAAARFGAVLAINSLWQGAAIAVLTWGVLRVFAKANASTRYAAWLVALLALLMIPLVTSFSHVLVRPGAAAHSTIARRPSFQSEAVTHGVLPLSGTTHRADAGAPLAATPAASRISITLPELAATVTFAVWVLGALALLTRLSAALVHLERLKRESMPLGVERRDALLTWQEASKGARDVRICVCDDIDVPVAVGLFDAMILLPSHLVSALDPQDLDRILVHELAHLLRADDWTNGLQRLASALLFFNPAMWFIAHQLDIEREVACDDRVLELTGAVRPYALCLTKMAEMTACPHRPLAAPGVFMTRKNISIRVERLLTAGRAFGSSIAPAILGTVTVGLTLLVLLLRTVAPSYAYDVDTNSAPQPHALAMQAHAKPAAHASAHAKASPTATPEVRIASAAMPHSTAQPSPNPPVRKASPAHAAVPPVRVTVRPVRVAVPMFGGRDIAGIVSEVTTAALASMTYSVGTATKGGCTGCDYSHTSHPGADFHGQSFTGTDFSHARLKGANFSDASLMGTDFEGADLRNVSFAGARLDGCNLRGADISGARFERAHMDGCSIDAKSLAPGQARAMLASCTGCDFSRVDLKGMDLRNLHIMGATLASADLRNADLSDASLTGVDLANARLTGARLDGTHFIGCNFNGVDLRGVDLSKASIVGSSMRNANLHL, encoded by the coding sequence ATGAACGCATTCTTGCAGGCGTACGAGGCCGCGGCCCGATTCGGCGCGGTGCTGGCGATCAATAGCCTCTGGCAAGGTGCCGCCATCGCGGTGCTCACATGGGGGGTACTGCGGGTGTTCGCCAAGGCCAATGCGAGCACGCGATATGCGGCCTGGCTCGTTGCGCTGCTCGCGCTGCTCATGATCCCCCTCGTTACCAGTTTCTCGCACGTTCTGGTGCGCCCCGGCGCCGCCGCCCACAGCACGATCGCTCGCCGGCCGTCATTCCAAAGTGAGGCCGTTACGCATGGCGTTCTGCCGCTCAGCGGTACGACGCATCGCGCGGATGCCGGCGCTCCCCTCGCGGCAACACCCGCCGCGTCACGGATTTCGATTACGCTGCCGGAACTAGCAGCTACCGTGACGTTTGCAGTTTGGGTCTTGGGCGCGCTCGCGCTGCTGACACGATTATCGGCGGCGCTCGTGCACCTGGAGCGCCTCAAACGCGAGAGCATGCCGCTGGGCGTAGAGCGACGCGACGCGTTACTCACCTGGCAGGAAGCCTCGAAGGGCGCGCGCGACGTTCGCATCTGCGTGTGCGACGATATCGACGTGCCGGTTGCCGTGGGGCTCTTCGATGCGATGATTCTACTCCCGTCGCACCTGGTGAGCGCTCTCGATCCGCAAGACCTCGATCGCATCCTCGTGCACGAGCTCGCGCATCTGTTGCGGGCCGACGATTGGACGAACGGGCTGCAACGGCTCGCGTCGGCGCTGCTCTTTTTCAATCCGGCGATGTGGTTCATCGCGCACCAACTCGATATCGAACGAGAAGTCGCGTGCGACGATCGCGTCCTGGAACTGACCGGCGCCGTTCGGCCCTACGCGCTATGCTTGACCAAGATGGCAGAGATGACGGCGTGTCCGCATCGTCCGCTGGCCGCGCCGGGCGTATTCATGACCCGCAAAAATATCTCGATTCGCGTCGAGCGGTTGCTCACGGCCGGGCGTGCGTTCGGTTCCTCGATCGCACCGGCGATACTGGGGACGGTTACGGTCGGATTGACGCTACTCGTCCTGCTCCTGCGCACCGTTGCTCCGAGCTATGCCTACGATGTCGATACGAATTCGGCGCCGCAGCCGCACGCTCTCGCCATGCAAGCCCACGCAAAGCCTGCCGCGCATGCTAGTGCCCACGCGAAGGCTAGCCCGACGGCAACGCCGGAAGTACGCATAGCATCGGCGGCGATGCCCCACTCAACCGCGCAGCCATCGCCCAACCCGCCCGTACGTAAGGCGTCTCCCGCCCATGCCGCGGTGCCGCCCGTGCGCGTCACCGTGCGGCCCGTTCGCGTTGCGGTACCCATGTTCGGCGGTCGGGACATTGCGGGGATCGTCTCCGAGGTTACCACGGCGGCGCTGGCGTCGATGACGTATTCCGTGGGGACGGCGACGAAGGGCGGGTGTACCGGATGCGATTATTCGCATACGAGCCACCCCGGAGCCGACTTTCACGGCCAGAGTTTTACCGGAACCGACTTCTCGCACGCGCGGCTGAAGGGAGCAAACTTTAGCGATGCAAGCTTGATGGGCACCGATTTCGAAGGGGCGGATCTGCGCAACGTGTCGTTCGCCGGCGCGCGTCTCGACGGTTGTAATCTGCGGGGCGCCGACATCTCGGGAGCGCGCTTCGAAAGAGCGCACATGGATGGATGCAGCATCGATGCTAAGAGTTTGGCCCCCGGGCAAGCGCGTGCCATGCTCGCATCGTGTACCGGTTGCGATTTCTCCCGCGTCGATCTCAAGGGTATGGACCTGCGCAACCTGCACATCATGGGCGCTACGTTAGCCTCGGCGGACCTTCGCAATGCCGACCTTTCGGATGCCTCCCTGACCGGCGTCGACCTGGCGAATGCGCGGTTGACCGGCGCGCGCTTGGACGGCACGCATTTTATCGGCTGCAACTTCAACGGAGTCGATTTGCGCGGGGTAGACCTATCGAAAGCGTCGATCGTCGGAAGCTCGATGCGTAACGCCAACCTGCATCTCTAG
- a CDS encoding BlaI/MecI/CopY family transcriptional regulator, with translation MARKKSTVLTDAELRVMEVLWTRGRASVAEVTDAIHPSIAYTTVLTTLRILEKKGHVRHEAAGRAFLYSPTIEREAAAQSALSGVVSKFFGNNSGALALRLIESERPSDEELARLRSLIERYEEQP, from the coding sequence GTGGCACGGAAGAAATCGACGGTCCTAACCGACGCGGAATTGCGCGTAATGGAAGTCCTATGGACGCGAGGGCGCGCCTCGGTCGCGGAGGTCACCGATGCGATCCACCCCTCGATTGCGTACACGACCGTGCTCACCACGTTACGCATTCTGGAGAAGAAGGGGCACGTGCGTCACGAGGCCGCAGGCCGTGCCTTTCTGTACTCGCCGACGATCGAGCGCGAAGCCGCGGCGCAGTCGGCGCTCTCGGGCGTCGTTTCCAAGTTTTTCGGAAACAATAGTGGGGCTTTAGCGCTACGTTTAATCGAGAGCGAACGGCCTTCGGATGAGGAGTTAGCGCGCCTACGCTCGTTAATCGAGCGTTACGAGGAGCAACCATGA